aaattttgaggatttttcATAAGGAATCTGTGGAAGTTGTCATCAAAGTTGTTTTAAATGCAGACATAGTCCTGCTTGCAACCAGGACCAGATAAATTGTTAGATAAACTATGCTGAATGAGTCATAATTCCAATACCTAAGTTAATCACCTACACccacattaatatttttcaatttaaagaaaacaaaacaaatactaGACACTCTAGGCgggaaaaataaactttctctTCAACAAAGAAGAGTTGcctatatttttctctaaattcaGGATACGATTGCCAAAATACAAGCCAAAGAACGATCTTACACAGGGATCATTGGTGGCCCTTAAAAGGACCTATTTTGTACCTCTAATATATAGAAGATACATCCATGAGAAGTGGAAAAGAAGCACAACTTAACCTCCGAATCCATAGAGGGTACGTCCTTGCCTCTTGAGAGCATAGACAACATCCATAGCAGTGACAGTCTTCCTCTTGGCGTGCTCAGTGTATGTAACAGCGTCACGGATAACGTTCTCTAGAAAAACTTTGAGAACACCACGGGTTTCCTCATAGATCAAACCAGAGATACGTTTGACACCACCACGGCGAGCCAAACGACGAATTGCAGGCTTGGTTATACCTTGGATATTATCACGAAGAACCTTACGATGACGCTTGGCGCCTCCCTTTCCTAATCCTTTTCCACCTTTACCACGTCCAGTCATGATTGTAGATATTGGTTAACTGATACTCAAACCGGTAAAGATGTGAGTTTTTATAGTGTTTactcgaaagaaaaaaaaaaaaaaaggagaggcaGGAAGGGAGGGAGTGGAAGGAAGGCAGAGAAAGGAAGGAAGGCGGGAAATGCGAgggaaaattaaacaaaaaagaaagaagaagataaacttgttttaaaaacagtttttaatgCAATCAAACATATGTAATTGTTTACGTACAAACTACTTTGTTTCATTGCTGTCACATCGTTACATTGAGTggatcacgcaacctttcataagaaaagaaagagaaaaaggccaaaaattaTCTGGTACTTTGCCAAATATGTCAACAATACCAATTGTTATTTATCTCAATTAGTACTCCCAGACTttaattgtcatattatttctctacTAATAGAAGGAAAGAAAGTAACACTATGTAAAGGGTTAAAACAGATCcttactataattataaaatattgttcatttttattatttttaattactgcTTTTCCCAAAGGTTACTAcagatttttttgtgtttctttgtaaattgattactttttatcaattaacTCACAGCACAGCCTTTGCAAAACACTTGACTAggaaatttttgtttatgaaatagAAAATTTCATAGTCAAATGTTGGTCTAGATGGAttggaatttattttactacctttttatttctgatttttattggtaaatactttaataaaattcgaat
The genomic region above belongs to Lepeophtheirus salmonis chromosome 8, UVic_Lsal_1.4, whole genome shotgun sequence and contains:
- the LOC121123761 gene encoding histone H4, whose amino-acid sequence is MTGRGKGGKGLGKGGAKRHRKVLRDNIQGITKPAIRRLARRGGVKRISGLIYEETRGVLKVFLENVIRDAVTYTEHAKRKTVTAMDVVYALKRQGRTLYGFGG